The following proteins are co-located in the Solanum pennellii chromosome 1, SPENNV200 genome:
- the LOC107008905 gene encoding ethylene-responsive transcription factor 1-like, with the protein MNILIDDDEIFSLPSLDELESITHLLYDDDSDFFETVSPMSLDVATLLPNIPTSNSIESPVRPEPPEETKEPSVARENAPQDWRRFIGVRRRQWGTFSAEIRDPNRRGARLWLGTYESPRDAALAYDQAAYKIRGTKARLNFPDLIGSDVPMPPRVTARRRTRSRSRSPEPLTTSSSSSSSSSSSSSSSSENGTKKRKIDLINSIAKSKLLCGVDLQMLIQM; encoded by the coding sequence ATGAATATTctaattgatgatgatgaaatcTTCTCTTTACCTAGCCTTGATGAACTTGAATCTATCACACATCTTCTTTATGACGATGATTCCGATTTTTTCGAAACTGTTTCACCAATGAGTTTAGATGTTGCAACATTATTGCCTAATATTCCTACCTCAAATTCAATTGAATCCCCCGTAAGACCGGAGCCTCCGGAGGAAACAAAAGAACCGTCTGTGGCGCGTGAGAACGCGCCACAAGATTGGAGGCGGTTCATAGGGGTGAGGCGGAGGCAGTGGGGTACGTTTTCAGCCGAAATAAGAGATCCAAATAGGAGAGGAGCGAGGCTGTGGCTCGGAACTTATGAGTCCCCGCGGGATGCAGCATTAGCTTATGACCAAGCCGCTTACAAGATTCGTGGCACCAAAGCTCGGCTTAATTTTCCTGACCTAATTGGCTCGGACGTACCTATGCCACCTAGAGTAACGGCTAGGCGTCGTACACGCTCACGCTCCCGCTCACCCGAGCCATTAACAACTTCTTCTTCGTCCTCGTCCTCGTCATCCTCGTCGTCCTCATCCTCATCGGAAAATGGAAcgaagaaaaggaaaatagaTTTGATAAACTCAATAGCAAAATCCAAATTACTTTGTGGGGTGGATTTACAAATGTTAATACAAATGTGA